A window of the Pseudomonas fluorescens genome harbors these coding sequences:
- a CDS encoding CoA transferase subunit A: MAGFDKRVYSYEEAMAGLEDGMTVIAGGFGLCGIPENLIAEIKRKGTRDLTVVSNNCGVDGFGLGVLLTDRQISKVVASYVGENKLFEEQLLKGDIEVVLTPQGTLAEKMRAGGAGIPAFFTATGVGTPVAEGKEVREFHGRKYLMEESITGDFAIVKGWKADHFGNVIYRHTAQNFNPLAATAGKITVVEVEEIVEPGELDPAHIHTPGIYVDRVICGTFEKRIEQRTIRK, translated from the coding sequence ATGGCAGGTTTCGACAAGCGCGTGTATTCCTACGAGGAAGCCATGGCAGGTCTTGAAGACGGCATGACCGTGATCGCCGGCGGCTTCGGCCTGTGCGGCATTCCGGAAAACCTGATCGCCGAGATCAAACGCAAGGGCACCCGCGACCTCACCGTCGTTTCCAACAACTGCGGCGTCGATGGCTTCGGCCTCGGCGTGCTGCTGACCGACCGCCAGATCAGCAAGGTGGTCGCCTCCTACGTCGGCGAAAACAAACTGTTCGAAGAGCAACTGCTCAAAGGCGACATCGAAGTCGTCCTGACCCCGCAAGGCACCCTCGCCGAAAAAATGCGCGCAGGCGGTGCCGGCATTCCGGCGTTCTTCACGGCTACCGGCGTCGGTACCCCGGTCGCCGAAGGCAAGGAAGTGCGTGAATTCCACGGTCGCAAGTACCTGATGGAAGAATCCATCACCGGCGACTTCGCCATCGTCAAAGGCTGGAAAGCCGACCACTTCGGCAACGTCATCTACCGCCACACCGCCCAGAACTTCAACCCGCTGGCCGCCACCGCCGGCAAGATCACCGTCGTCGAAGTCGAAGAAATCGTCGAACCCGGCGAACTGGATCCGGCACACATCCACACGCCCGGCATCTACGTCGACCGGGTCATTTGCGGCACGTTCGAAAAACGCATCGAACAACGCACCATCCGCAAATAA
- a CDS encoding LysR family transcriptional regulator has translation MTIKQIRAFLAVAQSLSFAVACERLHLSQSALSLTIKALEEGLGGRLFSRNTRNVALTPEGESLLPLARRLIADWDNAEDEMRQRFSLQRGRVTLAAMPSFAGNLLPPILKTFRARYPNVNVTVNDVINEQVLEMVRDRQVELGVAFEPMQNTSLTFTPLYRDRFVAVVPQDSPLANRSDIDWQTLLQEPFITLQRPSTVRVMLEEHLQARGMKLPVEFESHQLATVGRMVASGLGVSAVPALCAGQMRELGARCLTLHEPVVERAIGVLTDPGNELSAAAQALFDILRAEH, from the coding sequence ATGACCATCAAGCAAATCCGCGCCTTTCTCGCCGTGGCCCAAAGCCTGAGCTTTGCCGTGGCCTGCGAGCGCCTGCACCTGTCGCAATCGGCGCTGAGCCTGACCATCAAGGCGCTGGAAGAAGGCCTGGGCGGGCGCCTGTTCAGCCGCAACACGCGCAACGTCGCGCTGACCCCGGAAGGCGAATCGCTGCTGCCTCTGGCCCGGCGCCTGATCGCCGACTGGGACAATGCCGAAGACGAAATGCGCCAGCGCTTCAGCCTCCAGCGCGGGCGAGTGACACTGGCGGCGATGCCGTCATTTGCCGGCAACCTGCTGCCGCCGATCCTCAAAACCTTCCGCGCGCGTTATCCGAATGTCAACGTCACGGTCAACGACGTGATCAACGAGCAAGTGCTGGAAATGGTTCGTGATCGTCAGGTTGAACTTGGCGTGGCGTTCGAGCCGATGCAGAACACCTCTTTGACCTTCACGCCGCTTTACCGGGATCGCTTCGTCGCCGTGGTGCCGCAGGATTCGCCACTGGCGAACCGTAGCGACATTGATTGGCAGACCTTGCTGCAGGAACCGTTCATCACCCTGCAACGACCTTCCACGGTGCGGGTGATGCTGGAGGAGCACTTGCAGGCCCGAGGGATGAAACTGCCGGTGGAGTTTGAAAGCCATCAATTGGCGACGGTCGGTCGGATGGTGGCAAGCGGGCTGGGCGTCAGTGCGGTGCCGGCGTTGTGTGCCGGACAGATGCGAGAACTGGGGGCGCGGTGTCTGACGTTGCATGAGCCGGTGGTGGAGAGGGCGATTGGCGTGTTGACGGATCCGGGGAATGAACTGTCGGCGGCGGCGCAGGCGCTTTTTGACATTCTCAGGGCTGAGCATTGA
- a CDS encoding NAD-dependent protein deacetylase, translated as MLDRPLPDPLDYLQQVMADGDFIVLTGAGISTPSGIPDYRDTDGVRRGRQPMMYQEFLAAPESRRRYWARAMLGWPRVRQARPNVAHEALASLQSHGRIGGLITQNVDTLHDQAGSHDVIELHGSLHRVLCLDCGQRSERDSIQQLMETQNPYLAGVDAVQAPDGDTLLDPAFEARFQVPHCPHCAGERMKPDVVFFGENVAQPTAARAMALAENAAGMLVVGSSLMAYSAFRLCRVIADRGKPLIAINLGKTRADELLDLKIEGSCEQLLPLLAQRLNAQP; from the coding sequence ATGCTCGACCGTCCCCTTCCCGACCCGCTCGACTATCTGCAACAGGTCATGGCCGACGGCGACTTCATTGTGCTGACCGGCGCCGGGATCAGCACGCCGTCGGGCATCCCGGACTACCGCGACACCGACGGTGTACGCCGTGGCCGGCAGCCGATGATGTACCAGGAATTCCTCGCCGCCCCGGAATCGCGCCGCCGCTACTGGGCGCGGGCCATGCTCGGCTGGCCGCGCGTGCGCCAGGCACGGCCGAACGTCGCCCATGAGGCGCTGGCCAGTCTGCAAAGCCACGGCCGGATCGGCGGCCTGATTACCCAGAACGTCGACACCCTGCACGATCAGGCTGGCAGTCACGATGTCATTGAACTGCACGGCAGCCTGCATCGGGTGTTGTGCCTGGATTGCGGCCAGCGCAGCGAGCGGGATTCGATTCAGCAATTGATGGAAACGCAGAATCCGTATCTGGCCGGCGTCGATGCCGTGCAGGCACCGGATGGCGACACCCTGCTCGACCCAGCCTTCGAGGCGCGATTTCAGGTGCCGCACTGCCCGCATTGCGCAGGCGAACGGATGAAGCCGGACGTGGTGTTTTTTGGTGAGAACGTAGCGCAGCCGACAGCAGCGCGGGCCATGGCGCTGGCGGAAAATGCCGCCGGGATGTTGGTGGTTGGTTCGTCGTTGATGGCGTATTCGGCGTTTCGCCTGTGCCGGGTGATTGCGGATCGGGGCAAGCCGCTGATCGCGATCAATCTGGGGAAGACGCGGGCGGACGAGTTGCTGGATTTGAAGATTGAGGGATCGTGCGAACAGTTGCTGCCGCTACTGGCACAACGTCTCAATGCTCAGCCCTGA
- a CDS encoding class I SAM-dependent methyltransferase translates to MDEARLNEFMGKLVNDMGGAAMLANVIVGEELGLYRAMADSQPISPESLAAKTTCNPRLVREWLSAHAASGYMEHHDGKFRLPEEQAMALAKEDSPVYVAGGLGVVASFFHDKDKLVKAMRGNGALPWGDHHPCMFTGTERFFRPGYKGHLIAEWLPALDGVVAKLEAGAKVADVGCGHGASTVIMAQAYPNSRFVGFDYHAPSITVATQRAEEGGVSSRARFFQGTAKSYPGDDYDLICYFDCLHDMGDPVGAARHAYDCLKDDGTVLLVEPFANDTLDDNINPVGRLFYAASTFICTPNSLSQEVGLGLGAQAGELRLRKVFTEAGFKHFRRATQTPFNLILEARK, encoded by the coding sequence ATGGACGAGGCCAGACTCAACGAATTCATGGGCAAACTGGTCAACGACATGGGCGGCGCGGCGATGCTGGCCAATGTCATTGTCGGCGAAGAACTCGGCCTGTATCGGGCAATGGCCGACAGTCAGCCGATCAGCCCTGAATCCCTCGCAGCAAAAACCACCTGCAATCCGCGACTGGTGCGCGAATGGCTAAGCGCCCACGCGGCGTCCGGCTATATGGAACACCACGACGGCAAATTCCGTCTGCCCGAAGAACAGGCGATGGCCCTGGCCAAGGAAGATTCGCCGGTGTACGTGGCCGGCGGGCTTGGTGTGGTGGCGTCGTTTTTCCATGACAAGGACAAACTGGTCAAAGCCATGCGCGGCAACGGCGCCCTGCCCTGGGGCGATCACCATCCGTGCATGTTCACCGGCACCGAACGATTCTTCCGTCCAGGCTACAAGGGGCATCTGATCGCCGAATGGCTACCGGCGCTCGACGGTGTGGTGGCCAAACTCGAAGCAGGCGCCAAAGTCGCCGATGTGGGCTGTGGGCACGGAGCGTCCACGGTGATCATGGCCCAGGCGTATCCCAACTCGCGGTTCGTTGGCTTCGACTATCACGCGCCCTCGATCACCGTCGCCACCCAGCGGGCCGAAGAAGGCGGCGTCAGCAGTCGCGCGCGGTTCTTTCAGGGCACAGCAAAAAGCTATCCCGGCGACGACTATGACCTGATCTGCTATTTCGACTGCCTGCACGACATGGGCGATCCGGTCGGCGCGGCGCGGCATGCCTACGATTGCCTGAAAGACGATGGTACGGTGTTGTTGGTCGAGCCTTTTGCCAACGATACGCTGGATGACAATATCAATCCGGTCGGACGGCTGTTCTATGCGGCATCGACCTTCATCTGCACGCCGAACTCGCTGTCCCAGGAAGTGGGACTCGGCCTCGGTGCGCAGGCTGGCGAGTTGCGCTTGCGCAAAGTGTTTACCGAAGCCGGCTTCAAACACTTTCGACGGGCGACGCAGACGCCGTTCAACCTGATTCTGGAGGCGCGCAAGTAA
- a CDS encoding HvfB family MNIO-type RiPP peptide maturase, which produces MQIPHPTLQASVGLGLRRGLMKDLQAARTGDFDFLEVAPENWIGVGGAHGAALRELAERYPLSCHGLSLSLGGSAPLDVGFLGEVRAFLDHHKVPLYSEHLSYCSDDGHLYDLLPLPFTEEAVHHVAARIRQAQDILGRRLAVENVSYYAAPRQDMDEVTFTNAVLREADCDLLLDVNNVYVNSINHGFDPQTFLAAIEPGRVVGMHVAGHFDESDTLKIDTHGASVKPVVWSLLADAYGRFGAQPTLLERDFNFPAFSELVAELQTIRRLQTEGGPRG; this is translated from the coding sequence ATGCAGATTCCCCACCCCACCTTGCAGGCCAGCGTCGGGCTCGGCCTGCGTCGCGGTCTGATGAAAGACCTGCAAGCCGCTCGCACCGGCGATTTCGATTTTCTTGAAGTCGCCCCGGAAAACTGGATCGGCGTCGGCGGTGCCCATGGCGCCGCGTTGCGCGAGCTGGCCGAGCGATATCCGTTGTCTTGCCACGGGCTGTCGTTGTCGCTCGGTGGTTCGGCGCCGCTGGATGTCGGTTTCCTGGGGGAAGTGCGGGCCTTTCTCGATCATCACAAAGTGCCGCTGTACAGCGAACATCTGAGCTATTGCAGCGACGACGGTCATCTCTACGACTTGCTGCCGTTGCCGTTCACCGAAGAGGCGGTGCACCACGTCGCCGCACGGATCCGCCAGGCCCAGGACATTCTCGGCCGACGCCTGGCGGTGGAAAACGTTTCCTACTACGCCGCGCCCCGGCAGGACATGGACGAAGTGACCTTCACCAACGCCGTGCTGCGCGAGGCCGATTGCGACCTGCTGCTGGACGTCAACAACGTCTACGTCAACTCGATCAACCACGGTTTCGATCCGCAGACATTTCTGGCCGCCATCGAGCCGGGCCGAGTGGTCGGCATGCACGTGGCCGGGCATTTCGACGAGTCCGACACGCTGAAAATCGACACCCACGGCGCCTCGGTCAAACCGGTGGTCTGGTCGTTGCTGGCCGACGCCTATGGCCGATTTGGCGCGCAGCCGACGCTGTTGGAGCGGGATTTCAATTTTCCGGCATTTTCTGAACTGGTGGCCGAGTTGCAAACCATCCGCCGCCTGCAAACGGAAGGAGGCCCGCGTGGATAA
- a CDS encoding HvfC family RiPP maturation protein, whose protein sequence is MDNLLLQQQALTRYLRDPEHEAPPADMNAARVNVYRDLVFNNVSQLLGSTFPVLIRIIGQERWRTLIRGFLRDYRAKTPKFGEIAEEFVGYLASEPAVLSAGEWPAFLVELAHYEWVEMVLQQSDAEPLPASDPAQLLEKPLQVSALAWPLAYTWPVQILSPDHQPSTPPAQPTLLLVRRALDFSVKFSELSPLAWRLLQRIGEFPALNGREQLEGLAMEAGLPVTASFMDSGLALLQQMHEDGVIGIN, encoded by the coding sequence GTGGATAATCTTCTGCTGCAACAACAGGCCCTGACTCGCTACCTGCGCGATCCGGAACATGAAGCACCGCCCGCCGACATGAACGCGGCGCGGGTCAATGTCTATCGCGATCTGGTGTTCAATAACGTCTCGCAACTGCTGGGCAGCACGTTTCCAGTGCTGATCCGGATCATCGGTCAGGAACGCTGGCGCACGTTGATCCGCGGCTTCCTGCGGGATTACCGCGCGAAGACGCCGAAATTCGGTGAGATCGCCGAGGAGTTCGTCGGTTACCTCGCCTCGGAGCCTGCGGTGTTGAGCGCGGGCGAGTGGCCGGCGTTTCTGGTGGAGCTGGCGCATTACGAGTGGGTGGAAATGGTGTTGCAGCAGTCCGATGCCGAACCTTTGCCTGCGAGCGATCCGGCGCAGTTGTTGGAGAAACCGTTGCAGGTTTCGGCACTGGCCTGGCCGTTGGCGTACACCTGGCCGGTGCAAATCCTCAGCCCTGACCATCAACCGTCTACACCACCGGCCCAGCCAACCTTGTTGCTGGTACGGCGTGCGTTGGATTTCAGTGTGAAGTTTTCCGAGCTGAGCCCGCTGGCGTGGCGGTTGTTGCAGCGCATTGGCGAGTTCCCTGCGCTGAACGGTCGTGAACAACTGGAAGGGCTGGCGATGGAGGCGGGTTTGCCGGTAACGGCATCGTTCATGGACAGTGGTTTGGCGTTGTTGCAGCAGATGCATGAGGACGGAGTGATCGGCATCAACTGA
- a CDS encoding ATP-binding protein translates to MNVALRWPRTLASRLSLIFLIGLILAQALSFGAQYYERYESAKNTMLGNLETDVSTSIAILDRLPAEERPMWLKRLARNNYGYLLSEGEPGTPIGPGEVPIAVTSITDAIGEAYPLTFTDIPGPKKHFQGHLRLSDGSPVTIDVRPSMVPLSPWLPVVLLGQLALMLACTWLAVRIAIRPLTRLANAVETLDPNAHPINLDEKGPNEVAYAARAFNSMQARIAAYLKERMQLLAAISHDLQTPITRMKLRAEFMDDSAEKDKLWNDLGEMEHLVREGVAYARSIHGSTEESRRTNLDSFLDSLVFDYQDMGKEVQLSGKSEAVIDTRPHALRRVLVNLTDNALKFAGAAELLIQRDKAGLSIKVMDRGPGIAEEELAQVMEPFYRVENSRNRSTGGTGLGLAIAQQLAMALGGSLTLSNRDGGGLCAELKLPLQA, encoded by the coding sequence ATGAATGTCGCCCTGCGCTGGCCGCGCACCCTTGCCTCCCGGTTGTCGCTGATTTTCCTGATCGGCCTGATCCTCGCTCAGGCGCTGTCGTTCGGCGCGCAATATTACGAGCGCTACGAAAGCGCGAAGAACACCATGCTCGGCAACCTCGAAACCGACGTCTCGACCTCGATTGCCATCCTCGACCGCCTGCCCGCCGAAGAGCGCCCGATGTGGCTCAAGCGCCTGGCCCGCAACAACTACGGTTACCTGCTGAGCGAAGGCGAACCGGGCACGCCGATCGGTCCGGGTGAAGTGCCGATTGCGGTGACCTCGATCACCGATGCGATCGGCGAAGCGTACCCGCTGACTTTCACCGACATTCCCGGCCCGAAAAAACATTTTCAGGGCCACCTGCGCCTGAGCGACGGTAGCCCGGTGACCATCGATGTACGTCCGTCGATGGTTCCGCTGTCGCCGTGGTTGCCGGTGGTGTTGCTCGGGCAACTGGCGCTGATGCTCGCCTGCACCTGGCTGGCGGTGCGCATCGCCATCCGTCCCCTCACCCGCCTCGCCAACGCAGTGGAAACTCTCGACCCCAACGCCCACCCGATCAACCTCGACGAAAAAGGCCCGAACGAAGTGGCCTACGCCGCCCGCGCCTTCAACTCGATGCAGGCGCGCATCGCCGCTTATCTGAAGGAGCGCATGCAACTGCTGGCGGCGATCTCCCACGATCTGCAAACCCCGATCACCCGCATGAAACTGCGGGCGGAGTTCATGGACGATTCGGCCGAGAAAGACAAACTGTGGAACGACCTCGGCGAGATGGAACATCTGGTGCGCGAAGGCGTGGCCTACGCCCGCAGCATCCACGGTTCGACCGAAGAAAGCCGCCGCACCAACCTGGATTCGTTCCTCGACAGCCTGGTGTTCGACTATCAGGACATGGGCAAGGAAGTGCAGTTGAGCGGCAAGAGTGAGGCGGTCATCGACACCCGCCCCCACGCCTTGCGCCGGGTGCTGGTCAACCTGACCGACAACGCGCTGAAGTTCGCCGGCGCAGCCGAGTTGCTGATTCAGCGCGACAAGGCCGGCCTGTCGATCAAGGTCATGGATCGCGGCCCGGGCATCGCCGAAGAAGAACTGGCCCAGGTGATGGAGCCGTTCTACCGCGTGGAAAACTCGCGCAACCGCAGCACCGGCGGCACCGGACTGGGGCTGGCGATTGCCCAACAACTGGCGATGGCGCTGGGTGGTTCGCTGACGCTGAGCAATCGCGACGGTGGCGGATTGTGTGCGGAGCTAAAACTGCCGCTACAGGCCTGA
- a CDS encoding response regulator: protein MEHVDHILIVDDDREIRELVGNYLKKNGLRTTVVADGRQMRSFLEANTVDLIVLDIMMPGDDGLLLCRELRSGKHKATPILMLTARNDETDRILGLEMGADDYLTKPFAARELLARINAVLRRTRMLPPNLVVTESGRLLAFGRWQLDTSARHLLDTDGTMVALSGAEYRLLRVFLDHPQRVLSRDQLLNLTQGRDADLFDRSIDLLVSRLRQRLLDDAREPAYIKTVRSEGYVFSLPVEVLGAPA, encoded by the coding sequence ATGGAACATGTCGATCACATCCTGATCGTCGACGACGACCGCGAGATTCGCGAACTGGTCGGCAACTACCTTAAGAAGAACGGCCTGCGCACCACAGTGGTTGCCGATGGCCGACAGATGCGCAGCTTTCTGGAAGCCAACACCGTCGACCTGATCGTGCTCGACATCATGATGCCCGGCGACGATGGCCTGCTGCTGTGCCGCGAACTGCGCTCGGGCAAACACAAGGCCACGCCGATCCTGATGCTCACCGCGCGCAATGATGAAACCGACCGCATCCTTGGTCTGGAAATGGGCGCCGACGACTACCTGACCAAACCCTTCGCCGCCCGCGAGCTGCTGGCGCGAATCAATGCCGTGCTACGCCGCACACGGATGCTGCCGCCGAATCTGGTGGTGACTGAAAGTGGTCGGCTGTTGGCATTCGGTCGCTGGCAGCTCGACACCTCGGCCCGGCATCTGCTGGACACCGACGGCACCATGGTCGCGCTCAGTGGCGCGGAATACCGTTTGCTGCGGGTGTTCCTCGACCATCCGCAACGTGTGCTGAGCCGCGATCAATTGCTCAACCTGACTCAGGGCCGCGATGCCGATCTGTTCGACCGATCCATCGATCTGCTGGTCAGCCGTCTGCGCCAGCGCCTGCTGGATGACGCCCGCGAACCGGCCTACATCAAGACCGTGCGCAGCGAGGGCTACGTGTTCTCGCTGCCGGTCGAAGTCCTCGGAGCCCCCGCATGA
- a CDS encoding DUF2790 domain-containing protein: MNTKTKSIAAACLFAALNICTLSARAEADVTPQTYSYGSHLDIQKVVSLKQDNSMTCGIVDARLTYLDSAGKTQVLDYRKFADGCNEDN; the protein is encoded by the coding sequence ATGAACACCAAGACCAAATCGATCGCCGCCGCTTGCCTGTTTGCCGCTTTGAACATCTGCACCCTGTCGGCCCGCGCCGAAGCCGATGTCACCCCGCAAACCTACTCCTACGGCAGCCACTTGGACATCCAGAAAGTCGTGTCGCTGAAACAGGACAACTCGATGACCTGCGGCATCGTCGACGCCCGCCTGACCTACCTCGACTCTGCCGGCAAGACCCAGGTGCTCGACTACCGCAAATTCGCCGACGGCTGCAACGAAGACAACTGA
- a CDS encoding cytochrome c biogenesis protein DipZ produces MFLIAFLGGLLTVLSPCILPVVPFLFAGADRTRSSILLTLGGMALTFALISSLAVVSSEWVIQASNTGRHIALAVMVLFALSLISARIGDWLARPFVLLGNRLDPDSRKKAGPMASIMIGVATGLLWAPCAGPILGVILTGAMLQGANAQTSLLLLAYGAGSALSLGTLIFAGRGLVNRLKPSIPFTGWFRRGAGVAVLATAAVIATGADNLLLANTSSQGVASVEKSVLENVPKVVDYFVSKVRADSTEDEAGKGAMPSLSGAVQWLNSPELTAQSLRGKVVLVDFWTYDCINCQHTLPYVKEWEKKYGKDGLVVIGVHTPEYGYERIIDNVKDQVQKLGITYPVAIDNNYAIWRNFDNQYWPAHYLVDAKGQVRYTHFGEGSYQAQEQMIQQLLKEAKAPAA; encoded by the coding sequence ATGTTTCTCATCGCTTTCCTGGGCGGTCTGTTGACTGTCCTCAGTCCGTGCATCCTGCCGGTGGTGCCGTTTCTGTTTGCCGGTGCCGACCGCACTCGTTCTTCGATACTGCTGACCCTCGGCGGCATGGCCCTGACCTTTGCCCTGATTTCCAGTCTGGCGGTGGTCAGCAGCGAGTGGGTAATCCAGGCCAGCAACACCGGTCGCCATATCGCGCTGGCAGTGATGGTGCTGTTTGCGCTGTCGCTGATTTCCGCGCGCATCGGTGACTGGCTGGCCCGGCCCTTCGTGCTGCTGGGCAATCGCCTCGACCCGGACAGCCGGAAAAAGGCCGGCCCGATGGCGTCGATCATGATCGGCGTGGCTACCGGTTTGTTGTGGGCGCCGTGCGCCGGGCCGATCCTCGGCGTGATCCTCACCGGCGCCATGCTGCAAGGCGCCAACGCCCAGACCAGCCTGTTGCTGCTGGCCTACGGCGCGGGCAGTGCGCTGTCGCTGGGGACGCTGATCTTCGCCGGTCGCGGCCTGGTCAATCGGTTGAAACCGTCGATTCCTTTCACCGGCTGGTTCCGTCGCGGTGCGGGTGTCGCGGTGCTGGCGACGGCGGCAGTGATCGCCACCGGTGCCGACAACCTGCTGCTGGCCAACACCTCATCCCAAGGCGTGGCGTCGGTCGAGAAAAGCGTGCTGGAAAACGTGCCGAAGGTGGTGGACTACTTCGTCAGCAAAGTCCGTGCGGACTCGACCGAAGACGAGGCCGGCAAAGGCGCGATGCCGTCGCTGTCCGGTGCGGTGCAATGGCTGAACTCGCCGGAACTGACGGCGCAATCCCTGCGCGGCAAAGTGGTGCTGGTGGATTTCTGGACCTACGACTGCATCAACTGCCAGCACACCCTGCCGTACGTGAAAGAGTGGGAGAAAAAGTACGGCAAGGACGGCCTGGTGGTGATCGGCGTGCACACTCCGGAATACGGCTACGAGCGGATCATCGACAACGTCAAGGATCAGGTGCAGAAGCTCGGCATCACCTACCCGGTGGCCATCGACAACAACTACGCGATCTGGCGCAACTTCGATAACCAGTACTGGCCGGCGCATTACCTGGTCGACGCCAAGGGGCAGGTGCGTTACACCCACTTCGGCGAAGGCAGTTACCAGGCGCAGGAGCAGATGATTCAGCAACTGCTCAAAGAGGCCAAGGCGCCAGCTGCTTAA
- a CDS encoding GNAT family N-acetyltransferase: MSLRFEWLADHMQHSDTYAAWIHRQFHYEYAEQPLAEWQREFAEGQTNGDWRCLIALDGDRLLGGAALARADLALRPDLGPWLACVLVSPESRGQGLAERLIEGIAEEAKHRGLPRFYLHTQSKQDYYAKRGWTVLERFHAWGNEQWLMVRDL, translated from the coding sequence ATGTCCTTGCGCTTCGAATGGCTCGCCGATCACATGCAGCACAGCGACACTTACGCGGCGTGGATCCACCGACAGTTTCATTACGAATATGCCGAGCAGCCACTGGCCGAATGGCAGCGCGAATTTGCCGAGGGCCAGACCAATGGCGACTGGCGTTGCCTGATTGCGCTGGACGGAGATCGACTGCTGGGCGGCGCTGCACTGGCCCGGGCGGACCTTGCCCTTCGACCGGATCTGGGGCCGTGGCTGGCCTGTGTGCTGGTCAGCCCTGAGTCACGCGGCCAGGGTCTGGCAGAAAGGCTGATAGAGGGAATCGCTGAAGAAGCGAAACACCGAGGCCTGCCGCGTTTCTACCTGCACACCCAAAGCAAACAGGACTATTACGCCAAACGCGGCTGGACGGTGCTGGAGCGTTTTCACGCCTGGGGCAACGAACAATGGCTCATGGTGCGCGACCTGTGA
- a CDS encoding DUF4242 domain-containing protein → MPKFVIEREIPGAGKLSEQELKAVSQTSCNVLRELGPEVQWLQSYVTADKIYCVYISPNEELVREHAKRGGFPANSVSRVTSIIDPTTAD, encoded by the coding sequence ATGCCGAAATTCGTGATTGAACGCGAGATTCCAGGAGCCGGAAAGCTATCGGAGCAAGAACTCAAGGCCGTATCGCAAACGTCCTGCAACGTACTGCGAGAACTCGGGCCGGAGGTGCAGTGGCTGCAGAGTTATGTGACGGCCGACAAGATCTATTGCGTGTACATCTCACCCAACGAAGAGCTGGTGCGTGAACACGCCAAGCGTGGGGGATTTCCGGCCAACAGCGTGTCCCGGGTGACGAGCATCATCGACCCGACGACCGCCGATTGA